The Denticeps clupeoides chromosome 5, fDenClu1.1, whole genome shotgun sequence genome includes a region encoding these proteins:
- the ptpra gene encoding receptor-type tyrosine-protein phosphatase alpha, which produces MLAVFFQGRMGLYPLLLLCSVALKGLTSGQMSPVPSSPPSIPTLAPTVPPTAPNDTLLQTTTTRVLTSNGPGTTVVTNAPHVIPTQSQQAYSTTPSMLPTTFTTVSQVDVNVTTHSDDFTPTPGETTSAFDITTESVDDMFSPSQPNTTPGGDEDDMPIIAVMIALSCLLVIVFIIIVLYMLRFKKYKQAGSHSNSFRLTNGRADDTELQSVPLLARSPSTNRKYPPILVDKLEEEMNRRTADDNKLFREEFNALPVCPIQASCDAASKEENKEKNRYVNILPYDHSRVHLSLLEGVPDSDFINASYINGYQEKNKFIAAQGPKEETVNDFWRMIWEQNTATIVMVTNLKERKESKCAQYWPDQGCWTYGNIRVSVEDMMVLVDYTIRKFCIQQVGDMSGKKSQRLVTQFHFTSWPDFGVPFTPIGMLKFLKKVKNCNPQYAGPIVVHCSAGVGRTGTFIVIDAMLDMMAAERKVDVFGFVTRIRAQRCQMVQTDMQYVFIFQALLEHYLFGDTELEVTSLETHMSKLYSPSPGSGCGGLEAEFKKLISIKIQNDKMRTGNLPANMKKNRVLQIIPYEFNRVIIPVKRGEENTDYVNASFIDGYRQKDTYIASQGPLQHTTEDFWRMIWEWRSCSIVMLTELEERGQEKCAQYWPSDGVMAYGDISIELKKEEESESYTIRDLLVTNNRENKSRIVRQFHFHGWPEVGMPSDGKGMINIIAAVQKQQQQSGNHPITVHCSAGAGRTGTFCALSTVLERVKAEGILDVFQTVKSLRLQRPHMVQTLEQYEFCYKVVQEYIDAFSDYANFK; this is translated from the exons ATGCTAGCTGTGTTCTTTCAg GGCAGAATGGGTCTGTACCCCCTGCTCCTGCTGTGTAGTGTGGCCCTAAAGGGCCTGACCTCTGGCCAAATGTCTCCTGTTCCCTCAA GCCCTCCCTCCATTCCCACATTGGCCCCTACTGTACCACCCACAGCTCCAAATGACACTCTGCTTCAGACCACAACAACAAGAGTTTTAACTTCAAATGGACCAGGGACAACTGTAGTCACCAATGCTCCTCATGTGATTCCCACACAATCCCAACAAGCTTATTCCACCACCCCATCCATGCTCCCCACCACCTTCACCACTGTTTCCCAGGTTGATGTCAATGTGACCACACACAGTGATGACTTTACACCAACACCTGGGGAAACTACATCTGCGTTTGACATCACCACTGAGTCAGTGGATGACATGTTTTCACCATCACAGCCCAACACTACCCCAG GAGGAGATGAAG atgACATGCCTATCATTGCAGTGATGATTGCTCTGTCATGCCTTTTAGTCATTGTTTTTATCATCATCGTTCTGTATATGCTCAG gtttaaaaaatataaacaagCTGGTAGCCATTCCAACTCTTTCAGGCTGACCAATGGCAGGGCAGATGACACGG AACTTCAGAGTGTGCCACTATTGGCACGTTCTCCCAGTACAAATAGGAAGTACCCGCCTATTCTGGTAGACAAGCTGGAGGAAGAAATGAACCGCCGCACAGCAGATGATAATAAACTCTTCCGGGAAGAATTCAAT GCTTTGCCTGTGTGTCCCATTCAGGCATCATGTGATGCAGCCTCTAAAGAAGAAAACAAGGAAAAGAACAGATATGTCAACATTTTACCAT ATGATCACTCCAGAGTGCACCTTAGTCTGCTAGAGGGAGTGCCAGATTCTGACTTCATCAATGCCTCCTACATAAAT GGTTAtcaagagaaaaataaattcattgCTGCGCAAG GGCCAAAAGAGGAGACAGTAAATGACTTCTGGAGAATGATCTGGGAGCAGAACACAGCTACCATCGTCATGGTAACCAATCTGAAGGAAAGgaaagag TCTAAGTGTGCTCAGTACTGGCCCGACCAGGGCTGCTGGACCTATGGGAATATTCGTGTGTCAGTCGAAGACATGATGGTTCTTGTGGACTACACCATTCGCAAGTTCTGCATTCAGCAG GTAGGGGACATGTCTGGCAAGAAATCTCAGCGGCTGGTCACTCAGTTTCATTTCACCAGCTGGCCGGATTTTGGCGTTCCCTTCACACCTATTGGAATGCTGAAGTTcctaaagaaagtgaagaactGTAATCCCCAGTATGCTGGTCCCATAGTTGTTCACTGCAG TGCTGGGGTTGGGCGAACAGGCACCTTCATAGTGATTGACGCCATGTTGGACATGATGGCAGCTGAAAGGAAGGTGGATGTCTTTGGCTTTGTGACTCGCATCCGAGCCCAGCGTTGTCAAATGGTCCAGACTGAT atgcagtatgtatttatttttcaagcCTTGCTAGAGCACTACCTGTTTGGAGACACTGAGCTAGAGGTGACATCTCTGGAGACTCATATGAGCAAACTCTATAGTCCCTCACCTGGCTCAGGCTGTGGGGGTTTGGAGGCCGAGTTTAAG AAGCTCATATCTATAAaaattcaaaatgacaaaatgagaaCAGGTAACCTGCCTGCCAACATGAAGAAGAACAGAGTCCTGCAGATCATCCCAT ATGAGTTCAACAGAGTGATTATTCCTGTCAAAAGAGGTGAAGAGAACACAGATTATGTCAACGCCTCTTTTATCGAT GGTTATAGGCAGAAGGACACATACATAGCCAGCCAGGGACCTCTGCAACACACAACTGAGGACTTCTGGAGGATGATCTGGGAGTGGAGAAGCTGCTCCATTGTCATGCTCACCGAGTTGGAAGAACGAGGCCAG GAGAAATGTGCGCAGTACTGGCCTAGTGATGGAGTGATGGCATATGGTGACATATCCATTGAACTGAAAAAGGAAGAGGAGAGCGAAAGCTACACCATTCGAGACCTGCTAGTCACTAACAACAGA GAAAATAAATCTCGAATTGTGAGGCAGTTTCATTTTCATGGTTGGCCTGAGGTTGGTATGCCTTCTGATGGAAAAGGCATGATTAATATCATTGCTGCAGTTCAGAAGCAACAGCAGCAATCTGGCAACCACCCCATTACAGTGCACTGCAG TGCCGGAGCAGGCCGGACGGGGACATTCTGTGCCCTGAGCACAGTTCTGGAGAGGGTGAAAGCCGAAGGCATTCTGGATGTGTTCCAAACAGTGAAGAGCTTGCGACTGCAAAGGCCCCACATGGTGCAGACACTG GAGCAGTACGAATTCTGCTACAAAGTGGTCCAGGAGTACATTGATGCATTTTCTGACTATGCCAATTTCAAGTAG
- the pcnp gene encoding PEST proteolytic signal-containing nuclear protein isoform X1, with protein sequence MLLCSFNLSHRGRSSVPMYRVFQQKDEEVTSVQTLKITSSKMAEKKHTSKSLTEQGACEGIIISSSSEWVLLEKTFPSTAVGGSLGKRPARDESRAQLAHPKAAKPGFSLDSAPPSKKPATISIKLGASKPKEPTPAVTVKKSTASVFNEDDDSEPEEMPPEAKMRMKNIGRETPTSAGPNSFNKGKQGFSDHQKLWERKLKSQAD encoded by the exons AtgttgttgtgtagttttaATCTTAGCCACAGGGGGCGCAGCAGCGTGCCGATGTACCGTGTATTCCAACAAAAAGACGAGGAAGTCACGTCCGTGCAGACGCTCAAGATAACGTCATCGAAAATGGCAGAAAAGAAACACACTTCGAAGAGTCTTACGGAACAAGGAG CTTGTGAAGGTATTATCATCAGCAGCTCTTCTGAGTGGGTTCTCCTGGAAAAAACGTTTCCCAG CACCGCTGTGGGGGGAAGTCTGGGGAAACGGCCTGCTCGGGATGAGTCCAGGGCGCAGCTTGCACATCCTAAAGCTGCCAAACCTGGATTTTCCCTGGATTCAGCCCCACCTTCAAAAAAGCCTGCCACTATCTCCATCAAACTAGGTGCCAGT aAACCTAAAGAACCAACCCCAGCAGTGACAGTGAAGAAATCCACTGCATCAGTGTTCAATGAGGATGATGAC AGTGAACCTGAGGAAATGCCTCCTGAGGCCAAGATGAGAATGAAGAACATTGGCAG GGAGACTCCTACCTCAGCAGGGCCGAATTCTTTTAACAAAGGGAAGCAGGGATTTTCTGACCATCAGAAGCTTTGGGAACGTAAACTGAAGTCCCAGGCGGACTAG
- the pcnp gene encoding PEST proteolytic signal-containing nuclear protein isoform X2 → MLLCSFNLSHRGRSSVPMYRVFQQKDEEVTSVQTLKITSSKMAEKKHTSKSLTEQGAGPEEVGGSVKNKTVSSSTAVGGSLGKRPARDESRAQLAHPKAAKPGFSLDSAPPSKKPATISIKLGASKPKEPTPAVTVKKSTASVFNEDDDSEPEEMPPEAKMRMKNIGRETPTSAGPNSFNKGKQGFSDHQKLWERKLKSQAD, encoded by the exons AtgttgttgtgtagttttaATCTTAGCCACAGGGGGCGCAGCAGCGTGCCGATGTACCGTGTATTCCAACAAAAAGACGAGGAAGTCACGTCCGTGCAGACGCTCAAGATAACGTCATCGAAAATGGCAGAAAAGAAACACACTTCGAAGAGTCTTACGGAACAAGGAG CAGGGCCTGAAGAAGTGGGAGGCAGTGTGAAAAATAAGACTGTCTCTTCCAGCACCGCTGTGGGGGGAAGTCTGGGGAAACGGCCTGCTCGGGATGAGTCCAGGGCGCAGCTTGCACATCCTAAAGCTGCCAAACCTGGATTTTCCCTGGATTCAGCCCCACCTTCAAAAAAGCCTGCCACTATCTCCATCAAACTAGGTGCCAGT aAACCTAAAGAACCAACCCCAGCAGTGACAGTGAAGAAATCCACTGCATCAGTGTTCAATGAGGATGATGAC AGTGAACCTGAGGAAATGCCTCCTGAGGCCAAGATGAGAATGAAGAACATTGGCAG GGAGACTCCTACCTCAGCAGGGCCGAATTCTTTTAACAAAGGGAAGCAGGGATTTTCTGACCATCAGAAGCTTTGGGAACGTAAACTGAAGTCCCAGGCGGACTAG
- the pcnp gene encoding PEST proteolytic signal-containing nuclear protein isoform X3 codes for MLLCSFNLSHRGRSSVPMYRVFQQKDEEVTSVQTLKITSSKMAEKKHTSKSLTEQGGPEEVGGSVKNKTVSSSTAVGGSLGKRPARDESRAQLAHPKAAKPGFSLDSAPPSKKPATISIKLGASKPKEPTPAVTVKKSTASVFNEDDDSEPEEMPPEAKMRMKNIGRETPTSAGPNSFNKGKQGFSDHQKLWERKLKSQAD; via the exons AtgttgttgtgtagttttaATCTTAGCCACAGGGGGCGCAGCAGCGTGCCGATGTACCGTGTATTCCAACAAAAAGACGAGGAAGTCACGTCCGTGCAGACGCTCAAGATAACGTCATCGAAAATGGCAGAAAAGAAACACACTTCGAAGAGTCTTACGGAACAAGGAG GGCCTGAAGAAGTGGGAGGCAGTGTGAAAAATAAGACTGTCTCTTCCAGCACCGCTGTGGGGGGAAGTCTGGGGAAACGGCCTGCTCGGGATGAGTCCAGGGCGCAGCTTGCACATCCTAAAGCTGCCAAACCTGGATTTTCCCTGGATTCAGCCCCACCTTCAAAAAAGCCTGCCACTATCTCCATCAAACTAGGTGCCAGT aAACCTAAAGAACCAACCCCAGCAGTGACAGTGAAGAAATCCACTGCATCAGTGTTCAATGAGGATGATGAC AGTGAACCTGAGGAAATGCCTCCTGAGGCCAAGATGAGAATGAAGAACATTGGCAG GGAGACTCCTACCTCAGCAGGGCCGAATTCTTTTAACAAAGGGAAGCAGGGATTTTCTGACCATCAGAAGCTTTGGGAACGTAAACTGAAGTCCCAGGCGGACTAG